The nucleotide window TTCTTATAAGCAATTTATGATTTGCAGCCTGCTATTACTTCAATTTGTTGGCAGGCTCAGGTAAAACTTGCTTTCAAGGTAAAGTACTCATAGGCTTACTGCCATAACTTTATCATGGCTGGGGGTTAACCGAATGGATGTATCTACTCTGGATAAGGAGAAAGGAAATCACATTTCCGGAATTGACAGGGGTAAGGTTGTAATGTATGGCCTTAGTACCTGTGTATGGTGTAAAAAAACAAAGAAGCTGCTTACAGATCTTGGTGTAGATTTCGATTTTATATACGTGGATAAGCTTGAAGGCGAAGAAGAAAACCAGGCTGTTGACGAAGTAAGACGCTTCAACCCTTCAACCTCTTTCCCGACAACTGTCATAAATGGGGAAAAAGCGATTGTAGGTTTTAAAGAAAGGGAAATACGTGAAGCTCTGGGGTTTTAAGGGGGAATTGGGCTGAAAGAAGAAGAAGCCGCTGAAGAAGATATAACCGAAGAAACGGTGGACAAAGTATACAGGCGTTTGAACGACCAGGTCGAAAAGTCGGGGTATCACCTCAATCCCGATGTTGAGTTCACAAAGGATCTTGTGCGCGGGCTGCTCGCAAATGAGCAGCGATATGGTTACTGGTCCTGTCCATGCCGACTTTCTGCCAACAATCTTGAAGAAGATCTGGATATTGTCTGTCCTTGCTATTATAGAGACCCAGATCTGAATGATTATGGAGCCTGTTACTGTGCGCTTTATGTTTCGGATGAGGTTATTCGGGGGGAAAGGAGAGTAGAATCGATTCCTGAAAGGCGTCCTCCTAAAGTACAGAGGGACGCCGAAAGAGCTGAAGAAAAGAAAAGAGCCGAGATGATGGAGAGTATGGAGTTTACAGAGAAACTTTCAAAGCCGGTGTGGAGATGTAAGGTTTGCGGATATCTCTGTGCCATGGACGAACCGCCTGGAGTTTGTCCGATCTGTAAAGCGAGAAAGGAAAGGTTTGAACGTTTTATGTAAATTTCAATAAATAGAAGTTTATTGAAATTTCAGTAACTTTTCTCTTTTTTCAGTTTTTAAAAATGGAGATCCTAACTGCTGTGGGCAGTTCTTTTTTAGAAATGAACATAGGATTCATAGTTACACAAGAATCCAGATTAATTTCAGAAACCTGCCTTTTTAAAGTATAACAAATGTAACGAATTGGTTTTGAGCTTTTTATATTGTATCTTAAATACTAAACTTTAAGATTTACAAATAGGTGAATCAAAAAGATCTAAATGTATGTGAAAATGTAGTCAATAAAAACTCTGATCGAGAGAGGTAAACACAGAAGAAAGAATTAAAAATAACTGAAACCAAAAAAAGAATTAACAACAACTGAAACCAAAAAAAGAATTAACAACAACTGAAACCAAAAAAAGAATTAACAATAACTGAAACCAAAAAAATAATAATAATAATTAACTGAAGTCAAAAAATATAATTATTAGGCAAATGTATTAAGGGATTTAGGGTTAAACCCGGAAGATTAACACTTCCTAATCCCTTTAATGTGCTTAGTTGTAAAGGTCTTCATGCTGAAGCAAGTACTGTAGGGTACTTTAGCA belongs to Methanosarcina barkeri 3 and includes:
- a CDS encoding glutaredoxin family protein codes for the protein MDVSTLDKEKGNHISGIDRGKVVMYGLSTCVWCKKTKKLLTDLGVDFDFIYVDKLEGEEENQAVDEVRRFNPSTSFPTTVINGEKAIVGFKEREIREALGF
- a CDS encoding ferredoxin-thioredoxin reductase catalytic domain-containing protein; its protein translation is MDKVYRRLNDQVEKSGYHLNPDVEFTKDLVRGLLANEQRYGYWSCPCRLSANNLEEDLDIVCPCYYRDPDLNDYGACYCALYVSDEVIRGERRVESIPERRPPKVQRDAERAEEKKRAEMMESMEFTEKLSKPVWRCKVCGYLCAMDEPPGVCPICKARKERFERFM